From Quercus robur chromosome 8, dhQueRobu3.1, whole genome shotgun sequence:
TCGGggcaaaaaattaacaaggaCAAGACTGCTATCTTCTTTAGCAAATCCACCACGGATGAAGCAAAATCAAGCATAAAGAATCTCTTCCAAGTCCAAGAAGTGAAAtcttatgagaaatatttgggcCTCCCCTCCTTTGTAGGTAGAGGAAAAAAGGCTAGCttcaattacataaaagaaaggGTTTGGAGGAAACTCCAAGGATGGGAGGGTAAATTGCTTTCTCAAGCGGGTAGAGAGGTTTTAATTAAATCTGTGATCCAAGCTATCCCTACTTATGCTATGGGATGTTTCAAATTACCTTTGGGTTTTTGTGATGACATTGAGGCAATGATTAAgaggttttggtggggacaaaggggaaataagaggaaaattcattggatcCGATGGAGTGAATTGACTAAATCAAAAATGGTAGGTGGTATGGGTTTTCGCGATCTAGCTCATTTTAATGATGCTCTTTTGGCAAAACAGGCATGGCGGCTTTTGCACAACAAGGAAACCCTCTTCTACAAAGTCTTCAAAGCAAAGTTCTTCCCTAATCAATCTCTTTTAGAAGCTAAGGATACAAGGTTCGGGTCCTATGCTTGGAAAAGCATACTACATGGTCGGGATGTTATTCTAGATGGTGCTTGCTGGAGGGTGGGGAATGGAAAGTCTATAAAAATTTGGCAACACCAGTGGCTGCCCTGAAAACATCCAACCAAGATTCTTTCCCCAATGGTGGATACAATGGAAGAAGCCACTGTGGATTGCTTAATTAATGAGGAAACTAGAACATGGAATGCTACAATGATAGATGGAATTTTTGCACCTCAAGAAGCTGAAGAAATCAAGAATATCCCGCTGGCAAGAAAAGACACGGAGGATTCTATGTATTGGCCGTGGGAGCAAGACGGGAGGTATAGTTGTAAAACTGGCTACCGGTTCTTGAAAGAAGACGAAGTTGGATTCCAGGTGGATGAGACTCAAGACCATGAGATAGGGCTATGGAAGAAGATTTGGGCCCTTGAATGcccaaataaagttaaaaatctAATTTGGAGGGCTTGCCGTAACTCCCTCCCGTCGAAATGTAATCTTTTCCGACGAACAATTATTTCGGAGCAATGCTGTGATCGATGTAAGGAAGAAGCAGAAGATGCTCTGCACGCAGTTTGGACTTGTAACATGCTGGATGAAGTTTGGGGAGCAAATGCTATATGGAGTTTCCGGAGCCAACAAAGCTTTTCAAGCTTTAGTGAGCTCATGGCCTGGGTTTTTGATCATCAAAGGAATCCGGTGTTGTTTGCTTTCACTACTTGGTCCATATGGCACCAAAGGAATCAGGTACGGCTTCAACAAAATCACCGTCCACTTACTCAAATCTCACAGTGGGCTCATGACAGATTTGTTGAGTTCAAAGCCTTGAAAACTGCAACTCTTTCCAGCAGACTTGTGAGAAGGGCACGGTGGAAGCCTCCTGATAAGGAAACTTTTAAAATCAACTTTGATGGTGCAATTTTTGCTGAGGACAAAAGCTCTGGTTTGGGAGTAATCATACGTGACAGTAAGGGGCTGGTTATGGCTTCCATGGCTGACCGGATTCCACAACAGCTCCAACCAGTGGAAATTGAAGCCTTGGCTGCCAACAGAGCCCTTGTGTTTGCAAGAGAGTTGAACATTAAAGAAGCCGTTCTTGAGGGAGACTCTCTTCAGGTGATGAAGGCGCTGAGCTTCAAGAATACTGGCCTAGCACCATTCGGTTTACTGCTACAGGACTCTTTGGATTTATCTGCTGGGTTTTCAAAATTGGCCTACTCTCATACTAAGAGAGAGGGCAACACAGTTGCACACAATTTGGCTCAATTGGctgttaatttttcaaattgtgtaatttggatggaagatgttccaTGTGATGTAATGACTTCTTACCATGCTGATTTAGCTGGTATTTCTTAATATATTGCACCTTAGtgctctttctcaaaaaaaaaaaaaatctcagtttttttgttaattgaCTGATGGTAAGGACTTAAATGTTACAtgttaattggtttagagactaaaaatagtaaaaataaaatgtaggaatcaaaataaaaaaaatacaaaatatagggactaaaagtatatttatgtcaaaataatattaacGATGAATCTAGATAAAAACCAGTAAAAATTTACCCATtcaattattatgaaaaattttgtgaaaattctAATGTTTATAGCGAAAAAAATGGGGGCTATTGTTGATCAACGTGGGACAATCATAAAATGCAACAAACGGTCCAGATTGGCCGAAAATGAGGCGCAGTGCAGGTCTGCCCAAAGGACCAAAGGGCACAAagtattttagaattttttaggatttggatttggatgggCCGGAAAGAGACAGCTGTGAAGTGGGGCCCAACGTGACGCGGCGATTAGTCAATTTCCTGAAGCTCAAATTTCAATGTATGTTCAATGTATTGGGATATAATTAAGGCATTGTATAGGATAATGCTTTGACCGACgccctttgttttttttggtaatctCTGACACGCCTTGCACTTTAcgatttttgttttcaataacaATAAGTAGTGACGCAACCTAATTCACATCTGAATGTGATAGGGATAATAATAGATAATGTTAAAATTATTCCTCTAATTTTTACtacttgtttatatatataaaaaaaggtttAATTACTTTAAAATCTTCTAAACTAATAAGGTAAGTATAATtagccatttaaaaaaaaaaaaaaagtaaatgtaatTAGTTATGTAAGGGCACAAACGGACCTACGGCCCAAGAACGATCAGACAGTAGTCCGATGAGCCCACCACAATGAATTTGTTAGAGAATGCGTAGAATATTGACTACTTAATAAGCTAAAATTAATCAcaatgaaaataaatgccaagTAAAAGACTAGGAACACTCAATTATGAAGAAAAAGGGATTCTCAATCCAACCCGAGGaagatcttttatatatatggttttgctttttctcttttatgaatCTCTCTTTTTCCGGATCCCCCTCCATAAGGaccttcattttccttttatatttacaCAAAGATTATCTTCATCCTACACTTGGATGAGATTATTTTCATCCAAGTGTAGGATGAGATTGCATTTTTGGGACTTCTGTCCCATTCAGAACATACATGTAAGCTTCTTCTTTGCAATTTGAGCTGTGCCACCACTGTTCATGGttatttcctcattaatgcggccagatgAGTAATTGTCTTGCATTTAATACGAAAGAGATAGCTTCCACTCCATAAGGaccttcattttccttttatatttacaCAAAGATTATCTTCATCCTACACTTGGATGAGATTATCTTCATCTAAGTGTAGGATGAGATTGCATTTTTGGGACTTCTGTCCCATTCAGAACATACATGTAAGATTCTTCTTTGCAATTTGAGCTGTGCCACCACTGTTCATGGttatttcctcattaatgcggccagaggaGTAGTtatcttgcatttaatgcgaaaGAGATAGCTTCCACTCCCTTCTACTTTCACCTTCCTCGTAACTCGTGTCGAGTCTACTTTCTTCTCTCTGTGATATTTTAACTTTATGTGCCTTCTATAGTTATTGCTCGTCCCCCAGATCGACGGGTGCTTGTCTCGTGGCTGTCCAGTGCTGGTGCCCAAGGTCCAAGAGGCATCCTCAGAAATCATCTTAGTAATCCACCTAGATGAGATTAGAGGTCCTTGTCCACACaagttatatattaaaaattttatttaaatttaatactacttgtaatcattttttttcttctaatttttaataaaatagaactTGTGATGATCTTTGttatgtggtgatttttattaagtatatgtgattggttttttttttttttttttttaatagttcattatattagattcttagtattttgca
This genomic window contains:
- the LOC126696370 gene encoding uncharacterized protein LOC126696370; translation: MEEATVDCLINEETRTWNATMIDGIFAPQEAEEIKNIPLARKDTEDSMYWPWEQDGRYSCKTGYRFLKEDEVGFQVDETQDHEIGLWKKIWALECPNKVKNLIWRACRNSLPSKCNLFRRTIISEQCCDRCKEEAEDALHAVWTCNMLDEVWGANAIWSFRSQQSFSSFSELMAWVFDHQRNPVLFAFTTWSIWHQRNQVRLQQNHRPLTQISQWAHDRFVEFKALKTATLSSRLVRRARWKPPDKETFKINFDGAIFAEDKSSGLGVIIRDSKGLVMASMADRIPQQLQPVEIEALAANRALVFARELNIKEAVLEGDSLQVMKALSFKNTGLAPFGLLLQDSLDLSAGFSKLAYSHTKREGNTVAHNLAQLAVNFSNCVIWMEDVPCDVMTSYHADLAGIS